A genomic window from Nicotiana sylvestris chromosome 11, ASM39365v2, whole genome shotgun sequence includes:
- the LOC104217679 gene encoding protein RGF1 INDUCIBLE TRANSCRIPTION FACTOR 1-like, protein MGIQKPAWLEAICTEKFFAPCQIHESAKKNEKNICCLDCCISICPHCVMAHRFHRLVQIRRYVYHDVVRLEDLEKLIDCSNVQAYTINSAKVIFIKKRTQNRQFKGSGNYCTSCDRSLQEPFVHCSLGCKVDFVLKHYKDISPFLRRCTALQLSPDFFIPQDMADDDTAHSTIVDSDEPWGSSISGSSSGSENMMMMSTTTFPCTEFVRKKRSGLYVCGRTVVNSNYKNISSDEDMATSMSRRKGIPHRSPLC, encoded by the exons ATG GGAATTCAGAAGCCAGCATGGTTGGAAGCTATCTGCACAGAGAAATTCTTTGCCCCATGCCAAATTCACGAGAGTGCAAAGAAGAACGAGAAGAATATTTGTTGTTTGGATTGCTGTATAAGTATTTGCCCTCATTGTGTGATGGCTCATCGTTTCCACAGATTAGTTCAAATTCGACGTTATGTTTATCATGATGTTGTTCGACTTGAAGACTTGGAGAAGCTCATAGATTGCTCAAATGTccag GCATACACAATAAACAGTGCTAAGGTGATTTTCATCAAGAAAAGAACTCAAAATAGGCAATTCAAAGGATCTGGTAATTATTGTACTTCTTGTGATAGAAGCCTTCAAGAACCCTTTGTCCATTGCTCTCTAGGGTGCAAg GTGGATTTTGTGCTAAAACACTACAAGGACATCTCTCCATTCCTAAGAAGATGCACAGCTTTACAACTTAGCCCAGATTTCTTTATCCCTCAAGACATGGCCGACGACGACACGGCCCATTCGACGATCGTGGACAGCGACGAGCCTTGGGGCTCGTCGATATCCGGCTCGTCGTCGGGATCGGAGAACATGATGATGATGAGTACTACAACTTTCCCATGCACTGAGTTTGTGAGGAAGAAGAGAAGTGGATTATATGTATGTGGAAGAACAGTAGTTAATAGTAATTATAAGAACATAAGTAGTGATGAGGATATGGCTACTAGTATGAGTAGAAGAAAAGGCATTCCTCATAGGTCTCCGTTATGTTAG